The Gossypium hirsutum isolate 1008001.06 chromosome D07, Gossypium_hirsutum_v2.1, whole genome shotgun sequence genome includes the window ACAAAGATGTTAGGTGATGAATTTGGAACTGCATCGAACATCAAAAGTAGGGTCAACCGTCAGTCTGTGTTGGCTGCCATTACTTCTGCTCAACAGAGGTTGAAGCTCTATAATAAGGTTCCCCCCAACGGGCTGGTGCTGTACACTGGGACAATTGTTACTGAAGATGGCAAGGAAAAGAAGGTGACAATTGACTTTGAACCTTTCAAACCTATAAATGCATCTTTGTACCTCTGTGATAACAAGTTCCATACTGAAGCTCTGAATGAGCTTTTAGAGTCTGATGACAAGTTTGGATTTATAGTCATGGATGGTAATGGCACGTTATTTGGTACGTTAAGTGGAAACACAAGAGAGGTACTTCATAAGTTCACTGTGGATCTACCAAAGAAGCATGGAAGAGGAGGACAGTCAGCCCTTCGATTTGCTCGTTTGAGAATGGAGAAACGGCACAACTATGTGAGAAAAACTGCAGAACTGGCCACCCAGTTCTTTATTAATCCTGCAACCAGTCAGCCCAATGTTGCTGGGCTGATACTGGCTGGTTCAGCTGACTTCAAGACTGAATTGAGTCAGTCAGACATGTTTGATCCTCGTTTACAAGccaagattttgaatgttgttgATGTGTCTTATGGAGGTGAAAACGGTTTTAATCAAGCTATTGAGTTGTCTGCTGAAATCTTGTCGAATGTGAAGTTTATACAAGAAAAGCGATTAATTGGAAAATACTTTGAGGAGATAAGCCAGGATACTGGAAAGTATGTGTTTGGCATAGATGATACGTTGAAGGCTCTGGAAATGGGTGCTGTAGAAACCCTTATTGTGTGGGAAAATCTAGAGATCAATAGGTACGTGCTAAAGCACAGTGCAACCGGAGAAATTATCATAAAACACCTGAATAAGGAGCAGGAGGCTGATCAGAGCAACTTCCGTGATCCTGAAACCTCTGCAGAGTTGGAAGTTCAAGAAAAAATGCCCTTACTCGAATGGTTTGCCAACGAGTACAAGCGCTTTGGTTGTTCTCTTGAATTCGTCACAAACAAATCCCAAGAAGGATCACAGTTTTGCAGAGGCTTCGGTGGCATTGGAGGTATCCTCCGCTATCAGCTTGACATAAGATCATTCGATGAGCTATCCGATGGAGAAGTTTACGAGGATTCTGACTGATAAAGCACTGCTTAAAGATGGCATGATGGCTTGAGAGCCTATAGAGCCCTGATGTAATGCTTCGTGTTTTTACTTATTTCaccttttaatttcaaaaactaTAGACACTGTTGGTTTGGTTTTTGCTGAATTGTGCTGTCTCTGTCAATTGGATTGTGATTGCTTGTAATCAGGAACCGTTCATTGTTTTTTACTTCTTCGGTGTTCCATGCAACTGTTCATCTTGATCCTTTCTTGAAGTGAATTGGCCTCTGGAATTAGCGAATTGGCATGTACGGGTATGGAGATTACTAATATGATTAGGGGAGTATTAACAGTACGATTATGATAGTAGTGGCAAAATATTAAGGTTATGTTGCTCACAGCAGGTTTGGCTAACCATTTGGTTAAGGAGAATGCTACTAACAGCTTTAAGCAAAGCAACCGACCAGCTGTTATCAAAACTATCCAAATCAACCTAATATTACTAATGATAACCAATAGCCACTGCGTTAAGGGGCTGAGAGCCCCACTGTACGGAATAATACTCTACACTGCAACAGTACATTAACTCCAGGAGCAACTTAAGCTCTTGCTTAAAAAAATACAACCAACAATAGGAAATCATGCAATATTCGTGAGTTAAGGGGCCATCCAAACATGGTGAACGTAGCATTGAGGCATAAGGATACAACTTCATTAGCAGCTGGGCAAAAGGATTACCTAGGTAGAACGGGAAGAACAAGAGTAGGGAGTAGCATAGGATGAGCAGGCCTGGCTCAAAAAACAAACTTCTATTTACAATTGAATTCAATACAACACGGGATACAAAATAAAGGAACTAAAACAAAAGTTACAAATAAAAAGACTAAGGAGAAGCGGGATGATCTATTCTTGGCACAAGAGGAGCGTGGAAGGTATTAATAGCACTGACAAGGGTAGAACTAGTAAGGACATCATCGCTAGATGGCGTAGTCTCCTCAGAAACAGACATAAGAGACGGGGCAAGGATAAAAGCTCTAGAGTTTAACATTTATTGCCTCTAGGATTCTCATTCAATGTCAAAGGGTTTCTTATGTTAATGGACCTCATGTTGTCCTGAACAACTACAAGGCAATCCTTAAAAGGATTGAAAGGCTCGTGCAACAGTTGAACGCTCACCAAATTCGACGCTTGAATATTTACGATATTTCTCTTAAACTACTCTAGGGCTTCATCGGAAAGAATGTCAAGGGCCTAACAATGCTCTTTCGCCATGCATCACTTTTTAGCTTCAAAATGAGTGACTCCTTTGGATACCCCTCCTTGAACTAGCGCCTCATcagattttttgtaaaatttctttaagtaAAACTCTGATATGGACTTATGATGAAAGTCAAGGTATATGAAGGATTTCGTGGAAATCCATGAACAAGAAAACTACATTGCTATGAGAACACTCTTGGGAAAGACTACACGCCACGTTTGCAAGTTCTTggattgtaacaacccggttGACGAATATTATATCAAGTTATTGCTTGGCGTATAGTTGTCTACGCTAATAGAAGAAAATGAGTAAGTTAGTAAAGTATTTGTTTTTGGTTGTGTGTGTGGCGTATTCTGTGGAATTTGCCATTTGGCGAACTCCAGGTTTGACGGACTCTTCTATTAAGTTATTCGCCAACCTTAGATGTTTTGGGTG containing:
- the LOC107954830 gene encoding eukaryotic peptide chain release factor subunit 1-3, yielding MADGHETDKNIEIWKIKKLIKALESARGNGTSMISLIMPPRDQISRVTKMLGDEFGTASNIKSRVNRQSVLAAITSAQQRLKLYNKVPPNGLVLYTGTIVTEDGKEKKVTIDFEPFKPINASLYLCDNKFHTEALNELLESDDKFGFIVMDGNGTLFGTLSGNTREVLHKFTVDLPKKHGRGGQSALRFARLRMEKRHNYVRKTAELATQFFINPATSQPNVAGLILAGSADFKTELSQSDMFDPRLQAKILNVVDVSYGGENGFNQAIELSAEILSNVKFIQEKRLIGKYFEEISQDTGKYVFGIDDTLKALEMGAVETLIVWENLEINRYVLKHSATGEIIIKHLNKEQEADQSNFRDPETSAELEVQEKMPLLEWFANEYKRFGCSLEFVTNKSQEGSQFCRGFGGIGGILRYQLDIRSFDELSDGEVYEDSD